A part of Streptomyces sp. NBC_01210 genomic DNA contains:
- a CDS encoding VOC family protein: MSTQEQGGAQGGIKEPTVDMKIEVHIVPVADVDRALRFYQSLGWRLDADFEAGPEFRIVQLTPPGSECAIIFGRGVISAAPGSAEGYLVVLDLDKARADLASRGVEVSKIFHKVYDTGAEVQVDGRDPDGRSYASYASFSDPDGNGWLLQEVQERLPGR; the protein is encoded by the coding sequence ATGAGCACTCAAGAGCAGGGCGGCGCACAGGGCGGCATCAAAGAGCCGACCGTGGACATGAAGATCGAGGTCCACATTGTCCCCGTCGCTGACGTCGACCGTGCCCTGCGCTTCTACCAGAGCCTGGGATGGCGGCTCGATGCGGACTTCGAGGCCGGCCCAGAATTCCGGATCGTTCAGCTGACGCCGCCTGGGTCGGAATGCGCGATCATCTTCGGCCGCGGGGTCATCTCCGCGGCGCCTGGATCCGCAGAGGGCTACCTCGTGGTCCTCGACCTCGACAAAGCCCGCGCCGACCTCGCCAGCCGCGGTGTTGAGGTAAGCAAGATCTTCCACAAGGTCTACGACACCGGCGCTGAAGTACAGGTCGACGGCCGCGATCCAGACGGCCGCAGCTACGCCTCCTACGCCTCGTTCAGCGACCCGGACGGAAACGGGTGGCTACTGCAAGAGGTGCAGGAGCGACTACCTGGACGGTGA
- a CDS encoding membrane-associated oxidoreductase — MSETNDLTPAEVRIWRAFPRGESVDFRAAENEDPALGNTWGAERTVRASVLRALLLKAPQEEGEIAALKITGARITGVLDLKFATIDAAIRLSHCQFDGVPDLYGAQLRQLNLSKSVLPGLASATLRVEGVLRMTDCRMRGPVRLGGAQISGALFMERAEFTAPDDSEPVLQLNQAAIGDDLWAPAMRAHGQVRLTGASVAGRINVQDAEFNKPDGTALDAQNLNVGAHVRARCVRAQGRVELRGSRISGRLDLLHAHLSHPGDTALRASSCVIGELWLRRGDRIEGGALNLRRSQIEILTLEPEMLPDQLYLSNLTYTVLTPHEPAERRLPMLERDGDRYEPYGYEQLTAAYRHVGDDDAARLVQLAKQRRRRTTLTWYGRLWGYVQDATVGYGFRPLRAAVWLLSLMAIGSIAYGLDHPRPIKADEAPDFNPVFYTLDLLLPVINFGQEPAFAPDGWHQWLSYALIITGWILATTIVTGVTRTVSRQ; from the coding sequence GTGAGCGAGACAAACGATCTGACGCCGGCCGAGGTACGTATATGGCGGGCCTTTCCGCGAGGCGAGTCCGTAGACTTCCGCGCCGCCGAGAACGAGGATCCGGCGCTCGGCAACACCTGGGGCGCCGAGCGGACCGTACGGGCGAGTGTGCTGCGGGCGCTGCTGCTCAAGGCTCCGCAGGAGGAGGGGGAGATCGCCGCGCTCAAGATCACGGGGGCGCGGATCACCGGCGTACTGGACCTGAAGTTCGCCACGATCGACGCCGCCATCCGGCTGAGCCACTGCCAATTCGACGGCGTTCCCGACCTGTACGGTGCCCAGCTGCGCCAGCTCAATCTGAGCAAGTCCGTTCTGCCGGGCCTGGCCTCGGCGACCTTGCGGGTCGAGGGGGTGCTGCGGATGACGGACTGCCGTATGCGGGGGCCGGTGCGACTCGGCGGGGCACAGATCTCCGGGGCGCTGTTCATGGAGCGCGCGGAATTCACGGCGCCGGACGACTCCGAGCCGGTGCTGCAGCTCAACCAGGCCGCGATCGGGGACGACTTGTGGGCGCCGGCGATGCGCGCACACGGACAGGTACGGCTCACTGGCGCCTCCGTCGCCGGGCGGATCAACGTTCAGGACGCCGAGTTCAACAAGCCCGATGGCACCGCGCTGGACGCGCAGAACCTCAACGTGGGAGCCCATGTACGGGCGCGGTGCGTACGAGCGCAGGGCCGGGTCGAGCTCCGAGGCTCGCGCATATCGGGCCGTCTCGACCTGCTCCACGCCCACCTGTCGCATCCGGGCGACACGGCACTGCGGGCGAGCAGTTGTGTCATCGGTGAACTCTGGCTGCGCAGAGGCGATCGCATCGAGGGCGGCGCCCTGAATCTACGGCGTTCTCAAATCGAGATCCTGACCCTTGAACCGGAGATGCTGCCGGACCAGCTGTATCTCAGCAATCTCACGTACACCGTCCTCACCCCGCACGAGCCGGCCGAACGCCGCCTTCCGATGCTGGAGCGGGACGGCGACCGGTATGAGCCGTACGGCTATGAGCAGCTGACGGCGGCCTACCGCCACGTCGGTGACGACGACGCGGCCCGGCTCGTCCAACTCGCCAAGCAGCGCCGCCGACGCACCACGCTCACCTGGTACGGGCGGCTGTGGGGGTACGTCCAGGACGCCACCGTCGGCTACGGCTTCCGTCCGTTGCGCGCAGCCGTCTGGCTGCTGTCCCTCATGGCCATCGGATCGATCGCGTACGGCCTGGACCACCCGCGCCCCATCAAGGCGGACGAGGCCCCTGACTTCAACCCCGTCTTCTACACCCTCGACCTGCTCCTGCCTGTCATCAACTTCGGCCAGGAGCCAGCCTTCGCCCCTGACGGCTGGCACCAGTGGCTGTCGTACGCCCTGATTATCACCGGCTGGATCCTGGCGACGACGATCGTCACGGGCGTGACCCGTACGGTCAGCCGCCAATGA
- a CDS encoding cation-translocating P-type ATPase gives MLLAAVALTVATGDYADAVVICVVVLFNTTVGVVQEVRADNAVAALSAMTAPAARVLRGGTEHKVTSSAVVPGDVLVLGEGDIVPADAALTQAAALLIDESALTGESVPVDKDVHGTDPHTGQLQAGTVVLRGRAVATVTATGPRSALGMIAASLHPRQQQTPLQKRLAGLGRVLALVTVGLCLLVLVLGLVRGQSLETMAVTAISLVVAAVPESLPAVVTLGLALGARRMAARNAVVRRLSAVETLGSVTVLATDKTGTLTEGRMVVERVWTAAHGTVTLTGAGYEPVGEILTTGRHSVPATRDAVREVLIAAALCNDASLIPPGEADAQWTPLGDPTEAALLTAAAKVGCTPDELARTHPRIDEVPFDSLRKRMTTIHRTPSGTIEIYLKGAPEMVLDAALLNESPASLEHARKEAAALSAEGYRVLAIASGSSTCIPVPIEESESGLRLLGLTAISDPPKEAATATVQACRRAGITPVLITGDHPATARAIAERVGILTRADATMPSLVATGKELAAGQIPDPTRVRVFARTTPQQKLDIIQAWRARGEVTAMTGDGVNDGPALRQADIGVAMGRRGTEVARQAADLVLADDELTSVISAVEEGRRVYANIRRFLVYALAGGAAEILVMLIGPMLGLALPLRAGQILWINLLTHGLTGVAMGAEPVSPHAMRRAPRPPQQHVLGDGLWQRVLRLSALVTAASLAASLWVRHSGGPWQTALFIALLAAQLGVALGLRERLFTRQNLFLPAAVLTAAGLGAAALYVPFLADLLDTSSPSWTGIALAAAAGLISFGAARTESWLARTADQIPAAP, from the coding sequence GTGCTGCTGGCGGCCGTGGCACTGACCGTGGCGACCGGGGACTACGCCGACGCAGTCGTCATCTGTGTGGTCGTGCTCTTCAACACCACCGTCGGGGTGGTGCAGGAGGTGCGCGCCGACAATGCGGTCGCTGCCCTCTCCGCCATGACCGCGCCTGCTGCACGAGTACTGCGCGGCGGGACGGAACATAAGGTGACCTCGTCAGCCGTCGTCCCGGGCGACGTGCTGGTACTCGGTGAGGGCGACATCGTCCCCGCTGACGCCGCGCTCACGCAGGCCGCTGCCCTTCTGATCGACGAGTCGGCGCTGACCGGCGAATCCGTACCGGTCGACAAGGACGTCCACGGAACGGATCCGCACACGGGACAACTACAGGCGGGAACCGTCGTACTGCGTGGCCGCGCTGTCGCCACCGTCACCGCCACCGGGCCGCGCAGCGCCCTCGGCATGATCGCCGCCTCGCTGCACCCCCGACAGCAACAGACCCCGCTCCAAAAGCGCCTGGCCGGGCTCGGCCGGGTACTGGCCCTGGTCACTGTAGGGCTGTGCCTCCTCGTGCTCGTCCTGGGACTGGTGCGCGGCCAGTCCTTGGAGACGATGGCGGTAACGGCCATCAGCCTCGTCGTGGCAGCCGTCCCGGAGTCACTGCCGGCCGTCGTCACCCTCGGCCTGGCGCTGGGCGCGCGGCGGATGGCCGCTCGCAACGCCGTGGTTCGCCGCCTGTCCGCAGTGGAGACCCTGGGATCGGTCACCGTACTGGCAACGGACAAGACAGGCACCCTCACCGAAGGCCGCATGGTCGTCGAACGAGTATGGACCGCCGCCCACGGCACGGTGACCCTGACGGGCGCGGGATACGAACCCGTTGGTGAAATTCTCACGACCGGCCGACATTCAGTACCCGCCACCAGGGATGCCGTACGAGAAGTGCTCATCGCAGCGGCGTTGTGCAACGACGCGTCGCTGATTCCGCCCGGGGAAGCAGACGCGCAATGGACCCCGCTCGGTGATCCAACCGAGGCCGCCCTGCTGACCGCCGCCGCCAAAGTGGGCTGTACACCCGACGAGTTGGCGCGAACTCATCCCCGCATCGACGAGGTGCCGTTCGACAGCCTCCGCAAACGTATGACCACCATCCACCGCACGCCCTCGGGAACGATCGAGATCTACCTCAAGGGCGCACCTGAAATGGTGCTGGACGCCGCGCTTCTGAACGAGAGTCCCGCGTCACTGGAGCATGCGCGTAAGGAGGCCGCCGCCCTGTCCGCCGAGGGCTACCGTGTCCTGGCCATAGCGTCAGGTTCGTCCACCTGTATTCCTGTCCCGATCGAGGAGTCGGAAAGCGGCTTGCGGCTGCTGGGACTGACAGCCATCAGCGACCCGCCCAAAGAAGCAGCCACTGCGACTGTGCAAGCCTGCCGCCGTGCCGGGATCACCCCGGTTCTCATCACTGGAGACCACCCAGCGACTGCCCGTGCGATCGCGGAAAGGGTCGGTATCCTCACGCGAGCTGACGCCACCATGCCGAGCCTCGTGGCCACCGGTAAAGAGCTGGCCGCCGGACAGATCCCGGACCCCACCCGGGTCAGGGTTTTCGCTCGTACCACGCCTCAACAGAAACTGGACATCATCCAAGCGTGGCGCGCCCGCGGAGAGGTCACCGCGATGACCGGCGACGGCGTCAACGACGGTCCCGCCCTGCGGCAGGCCGACATCGGCGTGGCGATGGGCCGCCGGGGAACCGAAGTTGCCCGCCAAGCTGCCGATCTGGTCCTCGCCGACGATGAACTGACCTCGGTGATCTCGGCCGTGGAAGAGGGCCGCCGTGTCTACGCCAACATCCGCCGGTTCCTCGTCTATGCGCTGGCCGGCGGTGCCGCGGAAATCCTCGTTATGCTCATTGGCCCGATGCTCGGACTCGCATTGCCTCTGCGAGCAGGTCAGATTCTGTGGATCAATCTGCTCACTCATGGTCTGACAGGGGTCGCCATGGGCGCCGAACCGGTCTCACCCCACGCCATGCGACGCGCGCCGCGCCCGCCTCAGCAGCACGTACTCGGCGACGGGCTCTGGCAGCGGGTACTGCGGCTGTCGGCCCTGGTCACGGCAGCCAGCCTCGCTGCCAGCCTCTGGGTCCGGCACTCCGGCGGCCCGTGGCAGACCGCCCTGTTCATCGCCCTGCTGGCCGCCCAGCTCGGCGTCGCTCTGGGGCTGCGGGAGCGACTGTTCACGCGCCAAAATCTGTTTCTGCCCGCAGCTGTGCTGACTGCGGCGGGGCTGGGCGCTGCCGCACTCTACGTACCCTTCCTGGCAGACCTGTTGGACACCTCATCGCCATCGTGGACCGGTATCGCACTCGCCGCGGCTGCCGGCCTCATCAGCTTCGGCGCAGCACGCACCGAGAGCTGGTTGGCGAGGACTGCCGACCAGATACCTGCCGCACCGTGA